In one window of Gadus chalcogrammus isolate NIFS_2021 chromosome 12, NIFS_Gcha_1.0, whole genome shotgun sequence DNA:
- the LOC130392738 gene encoding proteasome subunit beta type-11-like — translation MALEDLCGLQALGGSLRGSLGGLTPDLGPMGSPTEKRRGRYAGDVPLSSTASVLSFSVPVGRYLDRSPIDFGQTAPDSAPTPDASWWSAGGPGGPDSAPGAGPDSAPGAVPLPFPTAHGTTTLGFLFQGGVLAAADTRSSCSGLVACPASRKVVPLHRHLLALGSGTSADIALWRRILARELRLYQLRHGRRLTTGGAAKLLALMLHPFKGTELCVAATLCGWDGGGADGGEAPARAGPPGGGAGTSRGGARLYYVCSDGKRLRGELFSVGSGSPYAYSVLDEEVRWGLSVEQAARAGREAVYRASRRDAYSGNCVDVFLVTARGWSRRPREDLGEEYYREQEGLEEDAGGPSARPRRDGSKLRYDANTPLRYLVQAGSFSA, via the exons ATGGCTCTAGAAGACCTCTGTGGTCTGCAGGCCCTGGGGGGGTCTCTGAGGGGGTCTCTGGGGGGTCTCACTCCAGATTTGGGTCCCATGGGGTCTCCCACAGAGAAGAGAAGGGGCCGTTACGCCGGCGACGTGCCCCTGAGCAGCACCGCTAGCGTCTTAAGCTTCTCCGTTCCAGTGGGCCGGTATCTGGACCGCAGCCCCATCGACTTCGGACAGACGGCGCCCGATTCCGCCCCCACGCCCGACGCCTCCTGGTGGTCCGCTGGCGGTCCGGGCGGGCCGGACTCCGCCCCAGGCGCCGGGCCGGACTCTGCCCCCGGCGCCgtgcccctccccttccccacgGCCCACGGGACCACCACGCTGGGCTTCCTGTTCCAGGGCGGCGTGCTGGCGGCGGCCGACACGCGGTCCAGCTGCTCCGGCCTGGTGGCGTGCCCCGCCTCCCGGAAGGTGGTGCCGCTgcaccgccacctgctggccCTCGGCTCCGGCACCTCGGCTGACATCGCCCTGTGGCGCCGCATCCTGGCCCGCGAGCTGCGGCTGTACCAGCTGCGGCACGGCCGGAGGCTCACCACCGGGGGCGCCGCCAAGCTGCTGGCCCTCATGCTGCACCCCTTCAAGGGCACCGAGCTGTGCGTGGCCGCCACGCTCTGCGGGtgggacgggggcggggccgacgggg GGGAGGCCCCGGCGAGGGCGGGGCCCCCGGGCGGCGGGGCGGGGACCTcaaggggcggggccaggctgTACTACGTGTGCAGTGACGGGAAGCGCCTGCGGGGGGAGCTGTTCTCGGTGGGCTCCGGGTCGCCCTACGCCTACTCGGTCCTGGATGAGGAGGTGCGCTGGGGCCTCTCGGTGGAGCAGGCCGCGCGGGCCGGCCGCGAGGCCGTCTACAGGGCCTCGCGGCGGGACGCGTACTCAGGGAACTGCGTGGACGTGTTCCTGGTCACGGCCCGGGGCTGGAGCCGGCGGCCGCGGGAGGACCTGGGGGAGGAGTACTACCGGGAGcaggaggggctggaggagg ACGCTGGGGGGCCCAGCGCCCGGCCCCGGAGGGACGGCTCCAAGCTCCGCTACGACGCTAATACGCCGCTACGTTATCTGGTGCAAGCTGGGTCCTTCAGCGCTTAG